A window of Dethiosulfovibrio peptidovorans contains these coding sequences:
- the dxs gene encoding 1-deoxy-D-xylulose-5-phosphate synthase, producing the protein MALLEHMNGPEQLRDLNSGDIAMLCQDVRDMIADVVFENGGHLASSLGAVELTVSLLRQFDPLRDRIVFDVGHQTYPYKILTDRRDQFATIRRFGGLSGYPKRSESPYDHFDVGHSSTSLSAVLGYAKARDILGQDHHVVAVIGDGAIINGMAFEALNHLRETDTKVIYILNDNAMSISPRVGGVATHFAHLSANPYYLKLKKAVKDCCKGLPKGETIEHILGRAKDQIKSLVKPDNLFDSLDIAYWGPFDGHSVEEMDLIFTLAKQYDKSVLIHLITQKGRGLLAAEENPSAYHGVSPASSKSKPSSTSWSQAVADCVLSAAESDPRVVLLTPAMKEGSKLGVFARRFPDRFFDVGIAEEHSLTLAAGMAAGGLRPVVSIYSTFLQRAMDQLALDICLQDLPVVLTLDRAGMIGEDGETHQGLFDMSWTRTIPNLVVQAPRDRVDLARMMDDAMERSGPTAIRFPRGAVIESLHRETSSEKGALQAEVIFSSEGAVWYVGVGKTVAFLSNAREEAIRQGYLAPGLVDLRTISPLDWNVLDPVLSLGGVVLIAEDGYLEGGVGEAIAARAAEIGSSSSIHRMGVHQIFMPHGTIDEQWRLCGMTIEKAVAVCGENTERKTG; encoded by the coding sequence ATGGCATTGTTGGAGCATATGAATGGTCCCGAGCAGCTGCGTGACCTGAACTCCGGCGATATCGCCATGCTCTGTCAGGACGTGAGGGACATGATCGCCGACGTGGTTTTTGAGAACGGCGGTCATCTGGCCTCGTCCCTTGGTGCTGTGGAGTTAACGGTCTCTCTCCTCAGACAGTTTGATCCTCTGAGGGACCGGATCGTTTTCGACGTTGGACATCAGACGTATCCATATAAAATCCTTACCGACCGCCGAGACCAGTTTGCTACGATCCGTCGCTTCGGAGGACTCAGCGGTTATCCCAAGAGGAGCGAGAGCCCGTATGACCATTTCGATGTAGGGCACAGCAGCACGTCTCTGTCGGCAGTACTGGGGTACGCCAAGGCTCGAGACATCCTGGGGCAGGATCATCATGTGGTGGCCGTTATTGGCGATGGGGCTATTATCAACGGAATGGCCTTCGAGGCGTTGAATCATCTCAGGGAGACCGATACGAAGGTTATCTATATCCTGAACGACAATGCCATGTCCATCAGTCCCCGCGTGGGGGGAGTTGCGACCCATTTTGCCCATCTTAGCGCCAATCCGTACTATCTCAAACTCAAAAAAGCGGTGAAAGATTGCTGTAAGGGCTTGCCCAAGGGCGAGACCATCGAGCATATTCTGGGCAGGGCGAAGGACCAGATCAAGAGCCTGGTCAAACCCGACAACCTTTTCGATTCCCTGGATATCGCTTATTGGGGCCCCTTTGATGGTCATTCAGTGGAGGAAATGGACCTTATTTTCACCCTGGCCAAGCAATACGACAAGTCGGTTTTGATCCATCTCATCACCCAAAAGGGACGAGGACTTCTGGCGGCCGAGGAAAATCCCAGTGCCTATCATGGAGTGTCCCCGGCATCGTCCAAATCAAAGCCCTCGTCCACAAGCTGGAGTCAGGCTGTGGCTGATTGCGTCTTAAGTGCTGCTGAGTCCGACCCTCGAGTGGTCCTCCTGACCCCCGCCATGAAGGAGGGGTCGAAACTTGGAGTTTTCGCCAGGCGTTTCCCAGACCGCTTCTTCGACGTGGGAATCGCGGAGGAACATTCTCTCACCCTGGCAGCTGGTATGGCAGCTGGAGGTCTTCGTCCGGTAGTCTCGATTTACTCCACGTTTTTACAGCGAGCCATGGATCAACTGGCCTTGGACATCTGCCTTCAGGATTTGCCGGTGGTCTTAACCCTGGACAGGGCTGGGATGATCGGTGAGGACGGCGAGACTCATCAGGGACTTTTCGACATGAGTTGGACCCGGACGATCCCCAATCTGGTGGTCCAGGCTCCTCGCGACCGGGTCGATTTGGCCCGGATGATGGACGACGCTATGGAACGTTCCGGCCCCACAGCAATTCGCTTTCCCCGGGGGGCGGTGATCGAGTCCCTTCATAGGGAAACGTCCTCCGAAAAAGGGGCTCTTCAGGCCGAGGTTATCTTCAGCTCCGAGGGGGCGGTCTGGTACGTGGGGGTGGGAAAGACCGTTGCCTTCCTGAGTAACGCCCGTGAAGAGGCTATCCGCCAGGGATACCTGGCTCCAGGATTGGTCGATCTTCGGACCATATCTCCTCTGGACTGGAACGTGTTGGACCCCGTCCTGTCGCTTGGGGGTGTCGTCCTGATCGCCGAGGACGGATACCTGGAGGGGGGCGTAGGAGAGGCCATAGCAGCTCGAGCCGCTGAAATCGGCTCGTCGTCCTCGATCCACCGTATGGGGGTGCATCAGATATTTATGCCTCATGGCACGATCGACGAGCAATGGCGTCTGTGTGGTATGACGATAGAGAAAGCGGTGGCCGTCTGCGGTGAAAATACAGAGAGAAAGACTGGATAA
- a CDS encoding TlyA family rRNA (cytidine-2'-O)-methyltransferase, with protein sequence MKIQRERLDKLLVNRGFVQTRTKAQALIMSGSVLVADEVVDKAGTAVSTDASIEIRGKGDGWVSRGAHKLLRGLDAFAVDPQGAVCLDVGASTGGFTHVLLSRDASLVYAVDVGYGQLHWTLRQDPRVVVMERTNARSLLPSSFDPLPTLAVMDASFISIRLILPVLEAVLPSDATVVTLVKPQFEAGRNRIGKGGVVRSAEVHRAVLGELHSFLSENTSLGLMGCVPSPIRGPKGNVEFLFHLVKGVPSRIVDLDEPVREAHEGLLP encoded by the coding sequence GTGAAAATACAGAGAGAAAGACTGGATAAGCTCCTGGTGAACCGGGGCTTCGTACAGACCCGTACCAAGGCCCAGGCGCTTATCATGAGCGGATCTGTCCTGGTAGCCGATGAGGTGGTGGATAAGGCGGGAACCGCCGTGTCCACGGATGCCTCTATTGAGATCCGGGGCAAGGGAGATGGCTGGGTCAGTCGTGGGGCTCATAAGCTACTTCGAGGTCTTGACGCTTTTGCCGTTGATCCTCAGGGTGCTGTCTGTCTGGATGTCGGGGCATCCACTGGAGGATTCACCCATGTCCTGCTGTCTCGGGACGCTTCACTGGTTTACGCTGTTGACGTTGGGTATGGACAGCTTCACTGGACTCTCCGGCAGGATCCCCGCGTGGTGGTCATGGAGCGAACGAACGCCCGATCTCTGCTGCCTTCGTCTTTTGATCCGCTCCCGACACTGGCGGTCATGGACGCGTCCTTTATCTCAATTCGCCTCATCCTTCCGGTCCTGGAGGCTGTTCTCCCATCCGACGCTACGGTCGTCACCCTGGTCAAACCGCAGTTCGAGGCGGGACGTAATAGGATTGGCAAAGGGGGCGTCGTCCGCTCGGCTGAGGTTCATCGGGCCGTTCTGGGCGAGCTTCATTCCTTTCTCTCAGAAAACACCTCTCTGGGGCTCATGGGATGTGTCCCGTCCCCTATACGTGGACCGAAGGGGAACGTGGAGTTTCTCTTTCATCTTGTGAAGGGGGTGCCGAGCCGAATCGTCGATCTCGACGAGCCGGTACGAGAGGCCCACGAAGGACTTCTACCATGA